In Malania oleifera isolate guangnan ecotype guangnan chromosome 8, ASM2987363v1, whole genome shotgun sequence, a single window of DNA contains:
- the LOC131162967 gene encoding protein PIN-LIKES 3-like: MELLDLFVAASIPVLKVLLITALGLFLATDSVDILGEDARKHLNNVVFFVFNPALVSTKLAQTITYDSMMQLWFMPFNILFTFMIGSVLGWIVTRLTRAPQHLQGLIVGCCAAGNLGNMPLIIIPAVCKEKGSPFGDPDICHTYGMAYVSLSMAIGAVYLWTYVYNIVRISSTSSKEYKVNGSCISVASGEASLSHPGSSTEPLLHPRESVTTEDYADKFALPCTTSGGDAKVAISKKIWQHLGTLIGKVNPKTLFAPSTTGAVVGFLIGLVPLLRKSMIGDDAPLRVIQDSASLLGDGAIPVLTLIVGGNLLKGLRGSGVQKSVIVGIIVARYIALPCLGILIVKGAARFGLVHASPLYQFVLLLQFSLPPAMNIGTITQLFGAGESECSVIMLWTYALASISLTFWSTFFMWLVS, encoded by the exons ATGGAACTTTTGGATCTCTTCGTAGCTGCTTCAATTCCAGTCCTGAAAGTTCTTTTGATTACTGCACTCGGGTTGTTTCTCGCGACAGATTCAGTTGATATTTTGGGGGAGGATGCTAGGAAACATTTGAATAAT GTTGTATTTTTTGTGTTCAATCCGGCGCTTGTGTCCACCAAACTCGCACAAACAATAACATATGACAGTATGATGCAGTT GTGGTTCATGCCATTCAATATTCTGTTTACATTTATGATTGGTTCGGTGCTTGGATGGATCGTTACTCGATTGACAAGAGCTCCTCAACATCTGCAAGGCCTCATTGTGGGCTGTTGTGCTGCAG GAAATTTGGGGAACATGCCTCTCATTATTATTCCAGCAGTCTGTAAGGAGAAAGGGAGCCCATTTGGAGATCCTGATATCTGTCATACCTATGGCATGGCTTATGTTTCACTTTCAATGGCT ATAGGGGCCGTTTATTTGTGGACTTATGTTTATAATATTGTGCGAATATCTTCGACGAGTTCTAAAGAATACAAAGTAAATGGATCATGTATCAGTGTTGCTTCTGGTGAAGCCTCATTATCACATCCAGGGAGCTCCACAGAACCTCTCCTTCATCCCAGAGAATCCGTAACAACTGAGGATTATGCAGATAAATTTGCACTGCCCTGCACTACTTCTGGTGGAGATGCTAAG GTGGCAATTTCCAAGAAAATTTGGCAACATTTGGGGACACTGATAGGAAAGGTCAACCCAAAGACATTGTTCGCCCCTTCAACAACTGGAGCA GTTGTTGGCTTTTTGATTGGACTTGTTCCATTGCTTCGAAAATCAATGATCGGCGATGATGCTCCCCTTCGTGTGATCCAGGACTCTGCTTCTTTATTGGG GGATGGAGCCATCCCAGTTCTAACCCTGATCGTGGGAGGAAACCTTCTTAAGG GTTTACGAGGATCAGGAGTTCAGAAGTCTGTCATTGTTGGCATCATAGTAGCTCGTTATATAGCACTTCCCTGTTTGGGCATTCTCATTGTTAAAGGGGCAGCTCGGTTTGGTTTGGTGCATGCAAGTCCGTTGTATCAATTTGTTCTCCTACTTCAATTTTCTCTTCCTCCTGCAATGAACATTG